One Theropithecus gelada isolate Dixy chromosome 3, Tgel_1.0, whole genome shotgun sequence genomic window carries:
- the LOC112620019 gene encoding keratin-associated protein 7-1, producing the protein MTRYFCCGSYFPGYPSYGTNFHRTFRATPLNCVVPLGSPLNYGCGCNGYSSLGYSFGGSNINNLGGCYGGSFYRPWGSGSGFGYSTY; encoded by the coding sequence ATGACTCGTTACTTCTGCTGTGGAAGCTACTTCCCAGGGTACCCTAGCTATGGGACCAACTTCCACAGGACCTTCAGAGCCACCCCCTTGAACTGTGTTGTGCCTCTGGGCTCTCCCTTGAACTATGGCTGTGGATGCAATGGCTACAGCTCCCTGGGCTACAGCTTTGGTGGTAGCAACATCAACAACCTGGGTGGATGCTATGGTGGTAGCTTCTATAGGCCATGGGGCTCTGGCTCTGGCTTTGGCTACAGCACCTACTGA